In one window of Cytophagaceae bacterium ABcell3 DNA:
- a CDS encoding GH3 auxin-responsive promoter family protein, whose protein sequence is MGIRSFLSKPFAAFVVKKQRKWTASPVETQEKVLQYLLKGGGNTAFGRDHDFSSIRNHEDFKRNVPIRDYEGLSPYVNRVVEGEKDVLWKGKPKYFAKTSGTTSGVKYIPITKESIPYHINAARDALLNYIHETGKSAFLDKNLIFLSGSPEMHKKNGIYVGRLSGIVNHHVPEYLRSNQKPSYETNCIEDWEEKLDKIIDETLNARMSLISGIPPWVQMYFDKIIERTGKKIKDVFPEFSVFVYGGVNFEPYKAKLFESIGKRIDSIETYPASEGFIAFQDSQKEEGLLLLLNSGIFYEFIPADEYFNDNPTRLSIGEVKTGVNYAVILNTNAGLWGYSLGDTVKFVSTDPYRVVVTGRIKHFISAFGEHVIGEEVEKAMKKVLEMFPGTDVVEFTVAPQVTPAEGLPHHEWMVEFANHPEDMGAFASELDKAMVALNTYYDDLITGSILRPLKLTPLKKGAFVEYMKSIGKLGGQNKVPRLSDNRKIADALTKFRV, encoded by the coding sequence ATGGGTATAAGATCTTTTTTAAGTAAACCTTTTGCTGCTTTTGTTGTGAAAAAGCAGAGAAAATGGACGGCTTCTCCTGTGGAAACTCAGGAAAAGGTTTTGCAGTACCTCTTAAAAGGTGGGGGCAATACTGCATTTGGTAGAGATCATGATTTTAGCTCAATAAGAAATCATGAAGATTTTAAACGAAATGTCCCGATCCGTGATTACGAAGGGCTTTCGCCTTATGTGAACAGAGTGGTTGAAGGCGAAAAGGATGTATTATGGAAAGGAAAGCCTAAGTACTTTGCCAAAACCTCAGGTACTACTTCTGGAGTTAAGTATATCCCTATTACAAAAGAGTCCATTCCTTATCATATCAATGCTGCCAGAGATGCTTTGTTGAATTATATACATGAAACAGGAAAATCTGCTTTTCTTGATAAAAACTTGATATTTCTTTCTGGGAGTCCTGAAATGCATAAAAAAAATGGCATATATGTTGGGCGCCTTTCTGGCATTGTCAACCACCATGTGCCAGAATACTTAAGGAGCAATCAGAAGCCTTCTTATGAAACCAATTGCATAGAAGATTGGGAGGAAAAGCTTGATAAAATTATTGACGAAACCCTCAATGCACGGATGAGCCTGATTTCAGGTATACCGCCATGGGTGCAAATGTATTTTGATAAAATAATTGAAAGGACAGGCAAGAAAATCAAGGATGTTTTTCCTGAATTTTCCGTTTTTGTTTATGGAGGTGTAAACTTTGAGCCATATAAAGCTAAATTGTTTGAGTCAATAGGCAAAAGGATTGATTCTATTGAGACTTATCCGGCTTCAGAGGGCTTTATTGCCTTTCAAGATTCTCAGAAAGAAGAAGGTTTGTTGCTGTTGTTGAATAGTGGAATATTTTATGAATTTATTCCTGCAGACGAGTATTTTAATGACAACCCTACACGGTTGAGCATTGGAGAGGTGAAAACTGGTGTGAACTACGCTGTTATTTTAAATACTAATGCCGGTTTATGGGGCTATTCACTGGGCGACACGGTTAAGTTTGTGTCTACCGACCCTTATCGGGTTGTCGTAACTGGCAGGATAAAGCATTTTATTTCTGCATTTGGAGAGCATGTGATTGGTGAGGAAGTGGAAAAAGCAATGAAAAAAGTATTGGAGATGTTCCCTGGAACTGATGTGGTGGAGTTTACAGTTGCCCCTCAGGTAACTCCTGCAGAAGGCCTCCCTCATCATGAATGGATGGTCGAATTTGCTAATCACCCAGAAGATATGGGTGCTTTTGCCTCCGAGCTAGATAAGGCCATGGTAGCGTTGAACACTTATTATGATGATTTAATTACGGGAAGCATCTTAAGGCCTTTAAAGCTAACCCCCCTTAAAAAAGGTGCTTTTGTGGAATATATGAAATCTATAGGAAAGTTGGGCGGGCAAAACAAAGTCCCTAGACTTTCTGATAATAGAAAAATAGCTGATGCTTTGACAAAGTTTCGCGTTTAA
- a CDS encoding 1-deoxy-D-xylulose-5-phosphate reductoisomerase: MSAEEKIGLKRIAILGSTGSIGTQALDVIRTHKDKFQAEVLTANNNADLLIQQAVEFRPNTVVIGNEAHYDKVFGALDPLGIKVYAGERAILSVVEMECINMVLAAMVGYAGLKPVLRAIGAGKHIALANKETLVVAGALVTRLAREKGVNLYPVDSEHSAIFQCLAGEFHNPIEKIILTASGGPFRGKNKDFLKDVSIDQALCHPNWSMGSKITIDSATLMNKGLEVIEAKWLFGLQNEQIEVIVHPQSIIHSMVQFEDGSIKAQMGLPDMKLPIQYAFSYPSRVKSDFPRFNFVDYPSLTFEAPDLDTFKCLSLAYEAMEKGGNMPCVLNAANEIAVSDFLQGKISFNEIPEMISDCMSKISFVADPKLEDYIESDCDARKLAAEMRFKV; this comes from the coding sequence ATGTCTGCCGAGGAGAAAATTGGCTTGAAGCGTATTGCAATTCTTGGATCTACCGGATCTATTGGTACCCAAGCTCTTGATGTTATAAGAACGCATAAAGATAAGTTCCAAGCAGAAGTTCTAACTGCTAATAACAATGCAGATTTGTTGATACAGCAGGCTGTAGAATTTCGACCTAACACTGTTGTTATTGGGAATGAAGCCCACTATGACAAGGTTTTTGGAGCTTTGGACCCGTTGGGTATCAAAGTTTATGCAGGAGAGCGAGCTATTTTGTCGGTGGTGGAAATGGAATGCATCAATATGGTTTTGGCCGCTATGGTTGGATATGCAGGACTAAAACCTGTGTTGAGGGCTATTGGTGCCGGAAAACATATCGCATTGGCCAATAAAGAAACATTGGTTGTTGCAGGGGCTTTGGTCACTAGATTGGCCAGAGAAAAAGGAGTAAATCTTTATCCTGTTGACTCTGAACATTCAGCAATATTTCAATGCCTAGCGGGTGAGTTTCATAATCCAATAGAAAAAATAATTCTAACAGCATCTGGAGGACCATTTCGAGGAAAGAATAAAGATTTCTTGAAAGATGTAAGCATAGATCAGGCGCTATGTCACCCCAACTGGAGTATGGGATCCAAAATTACTATAGATTCCGCTACTTTAATGAACAAAGGGCTGGAGGTAATTGAGGCTAAGTGGTTATTTGGACTGCAAAATGAGCAAATTGAAGTTATCGTGCACCCACAGTCTATTATACACTCCATGGTTCAGTTTGAAGATGGGTCTATAAAGGCACAAATGGGACTGCCTGATATGAAATTGCCTATTCAATATGCTTTTAGTTACCCGTCAAGAGTAAAATCAGATTTCCCTAGGTTCAACTTTGTGGACTACCCTTCACTCACATTTGAAGCTCCCGATCTGGATACTTTCAAATGTTTGTCATTGGCCTATGAAGCCATGGAAAAAGGAGGTAATATGCCCTGTGTTTTGAATGCTGCCAACGAAATTGCTGTTAGCGATTTCCTTCAGGGAAAAATCAGTTTTAATGAAATTCCTGAAATGATTTCAGATTGTATGTCAAAAATTAGTTTCGTAGCAGATCCAAAGCTTGAAGATTATATCGAAAGTGATTGTGATGCAAGGAAACTGGCTGCTGAAATGCGGTTTAAGGTTTAA